One genomic region from Mesorhizobium terrae encodes:
- the hemC gene encoding hydroxymethylbilane synthase — translation MQTTLKIGTRGSLLALAQAHETRARLVAAHGLPEAAFEIVVITTSGDRVQDRPLSEAGGKGLFTKEIEEALLDGRIDIAVHSSKDMPTALPDGLELSAFLPREDAREAFISRKAARIADLPAGAKVGSSSLRRQALIRRMRPDLDVVLFRGNVQTRLRKLDEGVADGTILALAGLKRLGLEHLVTDLMSLEAFPPAPGQGAICIESRIGDQQTGALLAPIHDVPTGQALACERAFLAALDGSCRTPIAGYATVDGERLVFSGLILTPDGTDICEVAREGLAADAALIGAEAGADVRARAGAEFFEGWS, via the coding sequence ATGCAAACAACCTTGAAGATCGGAACGCGAGGCAGCCTTCTGGCGCTGGCGCAGGCACATGAAACACGGGCGCGGCTCGTGGCTGCCCATGGCCTGCCGGAGGCGGCGTTCGAGATTGTCGTCATCACGACCAGTGGCGACCGCGTCCAAGACCGACCGCTTTCGGAAGCCGGCGGCAAGGGCCTTTTCACGAAGGAGATCGAGGAGGCGCTGCTCGACGGCCGCATCGACATCGCCGTGCATTCCTCCAAGGACATGCCGACGGCGCTGCCGGATGGGCTTGAGCTTTCGGCGTTTCTGCCGCGCGAGGATGCACGCGAGGCCTTCATCAGCCGCAAGGCGGCGCGGATCGCCGACCTGCCCGCAGGAGCGAAGGTCGGCTCGTCGTCGCTGCGCCGCCAGGCACTGATCCGCCGCATGCGCCCCGATCTCGACGTCGTGCTGTTCCGGGGCAATGTGCAGACCAGGCTCCGCAAGCTGGACGAGGGCGTCGCCGACGGAACCATCCTTGCCCTAGCCGGGCTCAAGCGACTCGGCCTGGAGCATCTGGTCACCGATCTCATGTCGCTGGAGGCATTTCCGCCGGCGCCCGGGCAAGGCGCGATCTGCATCGAAAGCCGTATCGGCGATCAACAAACCGGTGCCTTGCTCGCCCCCATTCACGATGTGCCGACCGGTCAGGCGCTGGCCTGCGAACGGGCTTTCCTGGCGGCGCTTGACGGTTCCTGCCGAACGCCGATCGCCGGCTATGCGACTGTCGATGGGGAGAGGTTGGTCTTCTCAGGCCTGATCCTGACGCCCGACGGCACCGACATATGCGAGGTCGCACGCGAAGGTCTTGCCGCTGACGCGGCCCTGATCGGAGCGGAGGCCGGCGCCGACGTCAGGGCGCGGGCCGGCGCCGAGTTCTTCGAGGGCTGGAGCTGA
- a CDS encoding response regulator transcription factor: protein MTSRTILVVDDDEDLRGTLAEQLSLYEEFDVLQETTAAKGIATARAGMIDLLIMDVGLPDMDGREAVKLLRKGGYKAPIIMLTGHDTDSDTILGLEAGANDYVTKPFRFAVLLARIRAQLRQHEQSEDATFSVGPYTFKPSQKLLIDQRGSKVRLTEKEASIIKYLYRAEQKVVTRDVLLEEVWGYNSGVTTHTLETHVYRLRQKIEHDPSNAAILVTESGGYKLVP, encoded by the coding sequence ATGACTTCACGCACCATCCTGGTTGTCGACGATGACGAAGACCTGCGCGGCACGCTGGCCGAGCAATTGTCGCTCTACGAGGAATTCGACGTGCTTCAGGAGACGACCGCGGCCAAGGGCATCGCCACCGCCCGCGCCGGCATGATCGACCTGCTCATCATGGACGTCGGTTTGCCGGATATGGACGGTCGCGAGGCGGTGAAGTTGCTGCGCAAGGGCGGCTATAAGGCGCCGATCATCATGCTGACCGGCCATGACACCGATTCCGACACGATCCTGGGGTTGGAAGCCGGCGCCAACGATTATGTGACCAAGCCTTTCCGCTTCGCCGTGCTGCTTGCCCGCATCCGCGCCCAGCTGCGCCAGCACGAGCAGAGCGAAGACGCCACCTTCTCGGTCGGCCCCTACACATTCAAGCCCAGCCAGAAGCTTTTGATCGACCAGCGCGGCAGCAAGGTGCGGCTCACCGAAAAAGAGGCATCGATCATCAAATACCTCTATCGGGCCGAGCAGAAGGTGGTGACCCGCGACGTGCTTCTGGAAGAAGTGTGGGGCTACAATTCTGGCGTCACCACGCACACACTGGAAACCCACGTCTATCGCCTGCGCCAGAAGATCGAGCACGATCCGTCGAACGCGGCGATCCTCGTCACCGAAAGCGGCGGCTACAAGCTGGTGCCCTGA
- a CDS encoding cyclic nucleotide-binding domain-containing protein, translating into MALDDDIRILSTVRLFEGFTAEQLRLLAFGAETTSLPAERKLYREDDEADSAYVVISGSIALYREAEGTRIIIGTAGPGAILGELALIADTRRLTSASAAADSQVLRLNRKMFRRILEEYPDIAVHLHQRITDELQALIERIEALAPRFAG; encoded by the coding sequence ATGGCGCTGGATGACGACATACGCATCCTCTCCACCGTGCGGCTCTTCGAGGGCTTCACGGCGGAACAGTTGCGCCTGCTCGCTTTCGGCGCGGAGACGACTTCGTTGCCGGCGGAGAGAAAGCTCTATCGCGAGGATGACGAGGCCGATTCGGCCTATGTCGTCATCAGCGGCTCCATCGCCCTCTACCGCGAAGCCGAGGGCACCCGCATCATCATCGGCACGGCTGGCCCCGGTGCGATCCTGGGCGAACTGGCACTGATTGCCGACACCCGGCGGCTGACCAGCGCATCGGCAGCGGCCGATTCGCAGGTTCTTCGCCTCAACCGCAAGATGTTTCGACGCATCCTCGAAGAATACCCCGATATCGCCGTTCACCTGCATCAACGCATCACCGACGAACTTCAGGCGCTGATCGAACGCATCGAAGCGCTGGCACCGCGCTTCGCTGGCTGA
- a CDS encoding EVE domain-containing protein yields the protein MNYWLFKSEPFKFSFDMLKEKGKAGTQWDGVRNYAARNNMKAMQIGDLGFFYHSNDGLNIVGIAEVCALAHHDTTTDDPRWECVDIRAVRDVPTPPTLADIKANPKLSEMALVRLGRLSVQPVTPEEWKEVCRMGGLNPAP from the coding sequence ATGAACTACTGGCTCTTCAAATCCGAACCGTTCAAGTTCTCCTTCGACATGCTGAAGGAAAAGGGCAAGGCCGGCACCCAGTGGGACGGCGTGCGCAATTATGCCGCGCGCAACAACATGAAGGCCATGCAGATCGGCGACCTCGGCTTCTTCTATCACTCCAATGACGGGCTCAACATCGTCGGCATCGCGGAAGTCTGTGCGCTGGCGCATCACGACACCACCACCGACGATCCACGCTGGGAGTGTGTCGACATCCGCGCCGTCCGCGATGTGCCCACGCCGCCGACGCTGGCAGACATCAAGGCCAACCCGAAGCTGTCGGAAATGGCGCTGGTCAGGCTCGGCCGCCTGTCGGTGCAGCCGGTCACGCCCGAGGAGTGGAAGGAAGTCTGTCGCATGGGCGGTCTCAACCCCGCGCCGTGA
- a CDS encoding exodeoxyribonuclease III, translated as MAFTLATWNINSVRLRMPLVEQLIAERNPDILCLQETKCPDDLFPAAAFRKLGYEHIAIHGQKGYHGVATVSRRPIEIVEKRRFCEIEDSRHISVRFKAGDKAILLHNFYVPAGGDEPDPAINPKFKHKLGFVQEMHDVRADQPDGAGSILVGDLNIAPLEHDVWSHKQLLNVVSHTPVETESFEAMRKAGAWADLMRLNVPVDEKLYTWWSYRAADWEISNRGRRLDHIWSSNNLVPAFEGYEILRTARGWERPSDHVPVIARFSL; from the coding sequence ATGGCCTTTACGCTGGCAACCTGGAACATCAACTCGGTGCGGCTGCGCATGCCGCTGGTCGAGCAGCTGATCGCTGAACGGAATCCCGACATTCTGTGCCTTCAGGAAACCAAATGTCCGGATGATCTTTTCCCGGCGGCGGCCTTCCGCAAGCTCGGCTACGAGCACATCGCCATCCATGGGCAGAAAGGCTATCACGGCGTTGCCACCGTATCGCGGCGGCCGATCGAAATCGTGGAAAAGCGCCGCTTCTGCGAGATCGAGGACAGCCGGCACATCTCGGTGCGTTTCAAGGCCGGCGACAAGGCGATCCTGCTTCATAATTTTTACGTGCCGGCCGGCGGCGACGAACCCGATCCCGCGATCAATCCGAAGTTCAAGCACAAGCTCGGTTTCGTCCAGGAAATGCACGACGTGCGCGCCGACCAGCCCGACGGGGCAGGCTCAATCCTGGTCGGCGACCTCAACATCGCGCCGCTCGAACACGACGTCTGGTCGCACAAGCAACTGCTCAATGTGGTCAGTCACACGCCAGTCGAGACGGAGAGTTTCGAGGCCATGCGCAAGGCAGGTGCCTGGGCCGACCTGATGCGTCTCAATGTGCCGGTCGATGAGAAGCTCTATACCTGGTGGAGCTATCGGGCGGCCGATTGGGAAATCTCCAATCGCGGCCGCCGGCTCGACCATATCTGGTCGTCGAACAACCTGGTGCCGGCGTTCGAAGGTTATGAGATCCTGCGTACCGCTCGCGGCTGGGAGCGGCCGTCGGATCATGTCCCGGTGATCGCGCGGTTCAGCCTCTGA
- a CDS encoding GNAT family N-acetyltransferase gives MDATFTLVRAREDDLPFIMATERLDGYDRLVGRWDERRHREAMVDGSHAYFVGYEGEAPAGFSILRFWNAIERVTLVRRLAVVSPGQGQGRRLLNAVVSRAFMETELHRLVISLFPENLRARRMYEAVGFQAEGVARGNAFFGGQFHDELVMALLRPEWEARQALAASADTIRG, from the coding sequence ATGGACGCGACCTTCACACTCGTCCGTGCCAGGGAGGATGACCTCCCTTTCATCATGGCGACGGAACGGCTTGACGGTTACGACAGGCTGGTCGGCCGTTGGGACGAGCGGCGCCATCGAGAGGCGATGGTAGATGGCAGCCACGCCTATTTCGTCGGCTACGAAGGCGAGGCGCCCGCCGGCTTTTCCATTTTGCGCTTCTGGAACGCGATCGAACGCGTAACCCTGGTTCGCCGCCTGGCGGTCGTCAGTCCGGGACAAGGCCAGGGACGACGCTTGCTGAATGCCGTTGTTTCACGCGCCTTCATGGAAACCGAACTCCATCGCCTCGTCATCAGTCTGTTCCCGGAAAACCTGCGCGCCCGCCGCATGTACGAAGCGGTCGGTTTCCAGGCCGAAGGGGTCGCGCGCGGCAACGCCTTCTTCGGCGGGCAATTTCACGATGAACTGGTGATGGCGTTGCTGAGACCCGAATGGGAAGCCCGGCAGGCACTGGCCGCGTCGGCTGACACGATCAGAGGCTGA
- a CDS encoding YciI-like protein: MLFALICKDKPGHLQVRLDARPDHVAFLNGLNADKKLAFAGPFLDADGKPNGSMVVIEATDLAGAEALAAADPYAKAGLFEKVEIKPWTWVFNKPAEA; encoded by the coding sequence ATGCTGTTTGCACTGATCTGCAAGGACAAACCCGGCCACCTCCAGGTGCGCCTCGATGCGCGGCCGGACCATGTCGCCTTTCTCAACGGGCTGAATGCCGACAAGAAACTGGCCTTTGCCGGTCCGTTCCTCGATGCCGACGGCAAGCCCAATGGCAGCATGGTCGTGATCGAGGCCACCGATCTTGCCGGTGCCGAGGCGCTGGCGGCGGCAGACCCCTATGCCAAGGCGGGCCTGTTCGAGAAAGTCGAGATCAAACCCTGGACCTGGGTGTTCAACAAACCCGCCGAAGCCTGA
- a CDS encoding outer membrane lipoprotein carrier protein LolA, with amino-acid sequence MKDDLFGATIGLTMTRRRLLGLGLMVTGAAAVNVVPGFLPVAAAQASVPPAAQKIADHFSSVKSMTGEFVQFGPKGEQTGGKFFLERPGKIRFNYDGANNFKVISDGQSVVLLNKKLQTSDLYPLSKTPLKLLLEDRIDLSGDRVKSVKEEEDLITIKLSDKQVFGNSTITMMFDPKTYELRQWTITDAQGKDTTVMIFNTKEGVSFAPDTFKIDYTANRELNVNKGMR; translated from the coding sequence ATGAAAGACGACCTTTTCGGAGCGACCATCGGCCTGACCATGACGCGGCGGCGCCTGCTTGGGCTCGGCCTGATGGTGACCGGTGCCGCTGCCGTCAACGTCGTGCCGGGCTTCCTGCCCGTCGCGGCTGCCCAGGCCAGCGTGCCGCCTGCGGCGCAGAAGATCGCCGATCATTTCTCGTCGGTAAAGTCGATGACGGGTGAGTTCGTGCAGTTCGGGCCGAAAGGCGAGCAGACCGGCGGCAAGTTCTTCCTCGAGCGTCCGGGCAAGATCCGTTTCAACTATGACGGCGCCAACAATTTCAAGGTGATCTCCGACGGTCAGTCGGTCGTGCTGCTCAACAAGAAGCTCCAGACTTCCGATCTCTATCCTCTGTCGAAGACGCCGCTGAAGCTTTTGCTTGAAGACAGGATCGACCTGTCGGGCGACCGCGTGAAGAGCGTCAAGGAAGAGGAAGACCTCATCACCATCAAGTTGTCGGACAAGCAGGTGTTCGGCAATTCGACCATCACCATGATGTTCGATCCGAAGACCTATGAACTGCGCCAATGGACGATCACCGACGCGCAGGGCAAGGACACCACGGTGATGATATTCAACACCAAGGAGGGCGTCAGCTTCGCGCCCGACACGTTCAAGATCGACTACACCGCCAATCGCGAACTCAACGTCAACAAGGGTATGCGCTGA
- a CDS encoding L,D-transpeptidase family protein, translating to MLVVRARPGDGTKGLLQAGSLVFPCALGSGGISSNKREGDGATPLASMRIRSGYFRNDHFAKARRTRLAMATIGPDLGWCEVPDDRNYNRPVTIPYGASHERMKRDDRLYDACLVLDWNIAPRRRGRGSAIFFHLARPGYTPTQGCVAVSAQTMARLLPLLSARTVMKVVR from the coding sequence ATATTGGTCGTGCGTGCGCGGCCTGGCGACGGAACCAAGGGCCTGCTGCAGGCCGGCAGCCTGGTGTTTCCCTGTGCTCTGGGTAGTGGCGGGATTTCGTCGAACAAGCGGGAGGGCGACGGCGCCACGCCGCTTGCTTCGATGCGCATCCGCTCCGGTTATTTCCGTAACGACCATTTCGCCAAGGCGCGACGCACGCGCCTTGCAATGGCGACGATCGGACCGGATCTCGGCTGGTGCGAGGTGCCGGATGACCGCAACTACAACCGGCCGGTGACGATCCCCTACGGCGCCAGCCACGAGCGCATGAAGCGCGACGACCGGCTCTACGACGCGTGCCTGGTGCTCGACTGGAACATCGCGCCACGCCGGCGCGGGCGCGGCAGCGCCATCTTCTTCCATCTGGCGCGTCCGGGCTATACGCCGACGCAAGGCTGCGTCGCCGTCTCCGCGCAAACCATGGCGCGGCTGTTGCCGCTGTTGTCAGCTCGCACGGTGATGAAGGTGGTGCGCTAG
- a CDS encoding uroporphyrinogen-III synthase, which yields MVRVVVTRPQPGASRTAARLRKLGLEPILIPLSETKALDIDIQSLPADIAAAAVTSSNAIRHASAELIQRLAGLPCHVVGPKTADAARSAGLSVAEIGQGDAEALADRIAPSLAGKTVVYLCGHVRFSAFETGLSAKNVNVVPLEIYDTLAIHQAGVVVMKRLAGRPADAVLLYSAKAAQAFSELARRPELARYFDETRILVLSERVASSFGPVAPGRLVVAGEPNEDALLALLDPAD from the coding sequence ATGGTTCGCGTCGTGGTCACGCGACCGCAGCCCGGCGCCAGCCGGACAGCGGCCCGTCTTCGAAAACTGGGTCTGGAGCCAATCCTGATCCCGCTGTCGGAGACGAAGGCGCTCGATATCGATATCCAGTCTCTCCCGGCCGATATAGCGGCGGCGGCAGTGACCAGCTCCAACGCCATCCGTCATGCGTCCGCCGAACTGATCCAGCGGCTGGCCGGCCTTCCCTGCCACGTCGTCGGGCCGAAAACCGCCGATGCGGCGCGTTCAGCCGGGCTGTCGGTTGCGGAGATTGGGCAAGGCGATGCCGAAGCGTTGGCTGACAGGATCGCTCCCTCGCTGGCCGGCAAAACGGTCGTCTATCTGTGCGGTCATGTGCGGTTCTCGGCCTTCGAGACAGGGCTGTCGGCGAAAAACGTCAATGTGGTGCCGCTTGAGATCTATGACACGCTTGCCATCCACCAAGCCGGCGTCGTCGTCATGAAACGGCTGGCCGGGCGGCCGGCGGACGCGGTGCTGCTTTATTCGGCCAAGGCCGCGCAGGCTTTTTCGGAACTGGCGCGGCGGCCCGAACTGGCACGGTATTTCGACGAAACGCGGATCCTTGTGCTGTCGGAGCGCGTCGCGAGCTCGTTCGGTCCCGTTGCGCCCGGACGGCTGGTGGTGGCTGGCGAGCCAAATGAGGACGCCTTGCTGGCGCTGCTCGATCCCGCAGATTGA
- a CDS encoding DUF1761 domain-containing protein produces MDFSAVNWLAIIAAAVLGWLFGAVWYTALSKPWLKAVRIDPTTMRNSVMPFVIGFVGLVVMAFVLSLVIPGMTGGEPSVVAGIVLGFVLWLGFVATTLTVNHRYQGFGWALTAIDSGHWLGAMLIMGAVIGWFGAPAS; encoded by the coding sequence ATGGATTTTTCTGCCGTAAACTGGCTTGCAATCATCGCGGCCGCCGTTCTGGGCTGGCTGTTCGGCGCGGTATGGTACACCGCGCTGAGCAAACCGTGGCTCAAGGCAGTGCGGATTGACCCCACGACGATGCGCAATTCGGTGATGCCGTTCGTGATCGGCTTTGTCGGCCTGGTCGTCATGGCCTTCGTCCTGTCCTTGGTCATTCCCGGCATGACCGGAGGAGAACCGAGTGTCGTTGCCGGGATCGTGCTGGGGTTCGTGCTGTGGCTCGGCTTCGTTGCCACCACGCTTACCGTCAACCACCGCTATCAGGGTTTCGGCTGGGCGCTGACGGCCATCGATTCAGGCCATTGGCTGGGCGCGATGCTGATCATGGGCGCTGTCATAGGCTGGTTCGGCGCGCCCGCTTCGTAG
- a CDS encoding NAD(P)H-dependent glycerol-3-phosphate dehydrogenase: MSEALPGGRRIAVLGGGAWGTALAQAMLRACHSVTLWARDAEMADAIRKRANPRYLPGIVLDAGIEATSSLAEALKGADCVLAVTPAQSLRQVLNEAKPYLAPAIPVVLCAKGIERNSGALLSTIAGEILPGTPIAALSGPSFATDVAKGLPTAVVVAAREESLAAELAALFSARNLRCYSSDDLVGVEIGGALKNVFALAAGAVAGAGLGASAQAAMVTRGFVELRRIGAAFGAKPETLMGLSGLGDLMLTCSSAQSRNFAYGLALGRGEALAGRPLAEGVPTAAIAARLAAEQGIDAPIISAVAAILEGAITIGEAVSMLMTRPLKTEND; the protein is encoded by the coding sequence ATGAGCGAGGCATTGCCAGGCGGCCGGCGCATAGCGGTGCTGGGCGGCGGTGCCTGGGGCACGGCATTGGCGCAGGCCATGCTGCGAGCCTGCCATAGCGTGACGCTTTGGGCGCGCGACGCCGAGATGGCCGACGCCATTCGCAAACGCGCGAACCCGCGCTATCTGCCGGGCATCGTCCTCGACGCCGGCATCGAGGCGACTTCCTCTCTGGCAGAGGCTCTTAAGGGAGCAGACTGCGTTCTGGCGGTGACACCGGCACAGTCCCTGCGCCAGGTTCTCAACGAGGCGAAACCATATCTCGCCCCCGCCATACCCGTCGTGTTGTGCGCCAAGGGCATCGAACGCAACAGCGGTGCCCTGCTCTCCACGATCGCAGGCGAAATCCTGCCCGGCACGCCAATCGCCGCCCTGTCCGGACCGAGCTTCGCCACCGACGTCGCCAAGGGTCTGCCCACCGCCGTCGTGGTCGCGGCGCGGGAGGAGAGCCTGGCAGCGGAGCTTGCCGCCCTCTTCTCGGCCCGCAACCTGCGCTGTTATTCCAGTGACGACCTCGTCGGCGTCGAGATCGGCGGCGCGTTGAAGAACGTCTTCGCGCTCGCCGCTGGCGCCGTTGCCGGCGCCGGACTGGGCGCCAGTGCGCAGGCGGCGATGGTCACGCGCGGCTTCGTCGAATTGCGGCGTATCGGCGCTGCCTTCGGAGCAAAGCCGGAGACGCTGATGGGGCTGTCGGGCCTGGGCGACCTGATGCTGACCTGTTCCTCGGCCCAGTCACGCAATTTCGCCTATGGGCTGGCATTGGGTCGTGGTGAGGCGCTTGCCGGCCGGCCGCTGGCCGAAGGCGTGCCGACGGCGGCGATTGCCGCCAGGCTGGCCGCCGAGCAGGGCATCGATGCTCCAATCATTTCCGCCGTGGCCGCCATCCTGGAGGGCGCGATCACCATCGGTGAAGCGGTCTCCATGCTGATGACGCGGCCCCTGAAAACCGAAAACGACTGA
- a CDS encoding LysR substrate-binding domain-containing protein: MSRLLPGTRALRTLEAAGRHLNFTRAADELGLTPAAVSYQIKEIEDQLGLVLFTRTSRTIRLTEAGMALVDASADALETLNRAVTRAKKLARGGALLKVTASAEFATRWLLRRVDGFRKLHPDIELRFDITYEPRDFDRDDVDIGIRFGTGKYPGLCADRLFENVIIPVCSPGLLRSGPPLDEPRDLLKHTLVHIEWSRQGITWPNWRMWMAAAGIEDFDDSRTVVMTTSTDAIAAAAGGNVVALADFAMVANDLSEGRLVRPFELSIKVPPEFAYFLIYPEGSAQDARIIAFKNWLLAEAHAPQMDVTQRSWDDF, from the coding sequence ATGTCCCGTCTGCTGCCTGGGACCCGTGCGCTGCGGACGCTGGAAGCGGCCGGCCGGCATCTCAATTTTACCCGCGCCGCCGACGAACTTGGCCTGACGCCGGCGGCGGTCAGCTACCAGATCAAGGAAATCGAGGACCAGCTTGGTCTGGTGCTGTTCACCCGCACCAGCCGCACCATACGCCTGACCGAGGCGGGGATGGCGCTGGTGGACGCGTCCGCGGACGCGCTAGAGACACTCAACCGCGCGGTGACCCGGGCCAAGAAGCTTGCGCGCGGCGGGGCGCTATTGAAGGTGACCGCCAGCGCGGAATTCGCAACACGCTGGCTGTTGCGCCGTGTCGACGGCTTCCGCAAGCTCCATCCCGACATCGAACTGCGTTTCGATATCACCTACGAGCCGCGCGATTTCGACCGCGACGACGTCGATATCGGCATCCGTTTCGGCACCGGCAAATATCCGGGCTTGTGCGCCGACAGATTGTTCGAAAACGTCATCATTCCAGTTTGCAGCCCGGGACTGCTGCGTTCCGGACCGCCGCTCGACGAACCCCGCGACCTGCTCAAACATACGCTGGTTCACATCGAGTGGTCCCGCCAGGGCATCACCTGGCCGAACTGGCGCATGTGGATGGCGGCGGCCGGCATCGAGGATTTCGATGACAGTCGTACGGTGGTGATGACGACGTCGACCGACGCCATCGCAGCCGCGGCGGGCGGCAATGTGGTGGCGCTCGCCGATTTTGCCATGGTCGCCAACGACCTGTCGGAAGGGCGGCTGGTCAGGCCGTTCGAGCTCAGCATCAAGGTGCCGCCCGAATTTGCCTACTTCCTGATCTATCCCGAGGGTTCGGCGCAGGATGCGCGCATCATCGCCTTCAAGAACTGGCTGCTCGCGGAGGCACATGCGCCGCAGATGGATGTCACGCAGCGAAGCTGGGACGATTTCTGA
- a CDS encoding class I SAM-dependent methyltransferase → MEGSLSHGRSQPRAVTLTPETAERFILDNTALMTPPHVPEIRLHLADEAHDLWRRTEEELAEIGLPPPFWAFAWAGGQGLARYILDHPESVRGRRVFDFASGSGLVAIAAMKAGASAVEAADIDPFCDTAIRLNAAANGVDVTFTASDRVGSDEGWDVILAGDVFYEKPFAGRLLPWFSALKSRGADILIGDPGRAYLPKTGLERLAAYEVPVTRALEDAEVKRTTVWRFA, encoded by the coding sequence GTGGAAGGAAGTCTGTCGCATGGGCGGTCTCAACCCCGCGCCGTGACACTGACGCCCGAAACCGCCGAACGCTTCATCCTCGACAACACGGCGTTGATGACGCCGCCGCATGTGCCGGAAATCCGGCTTCATCTCGCCGATGAGGCGCATGATCTGTGGCGACGTACCGAAGAGGAATTGGCCGAGATCGGCCTGCCGCCACCCTTCTGGGCCTTTGCCTGGGCCGGCGGGCAGGGGCTGGCTCGTTACATCCTGGATCATCCAGAAAGCGTGCGCGGCCGCCGCGTATTTGATTTCGCCTCCGGCTCCGGTCTGGTGGCGATAGCGGCGATGAAGGCCGGCGCGTCGGCCGTCGAAGCGGCCGACATCGACCCGTTCTGCGATACCGCTATCCGCCTGAATGCCGCCGCCAATGGTGTCGACGTCACATTCACCGCCTCCGATCGCGTCGGATCGGATGAAGGATGGGACGTCATCCTTGCCGGCGACGTCTTTTACGAAAAACCCTTTGCCGGCCGCCTGCTACCCTGGTTTTCCGCGCTGAAATCGCGTGGCGCCGACATCCTGATCGGCGACCCCGGCCGCGCCTATCTGCCGAAGACCGGCCTGGAGCGGCTGGCAGCCTACGAAGTGCCGGTCACCCGGGCTCTGGAAGATGCCGAGGTCAAGCGCACCACGGTCTGGCGCTTCGCTTGA
- the tsaD gene encoding tRNA (adenosine(37)-N6)-threonylcarbamoyltransferase complex transferase subunit TsaD has protein sequence MRVLGIETSCDETAASVVALDGASAPDILSNVVLSQIAEHAAFGGVVPEIAARAHVEALDGIVAAALADSGVKLDEIDAIAATAGPGLVGGLIVGLMTAKAIAAAADKPLLAINHLEGHALTARLTDGLAFPYLLLLVSGGHTQIVRVAGVGDYQRWATTIDDALGEAFDKTAKMLGLPYPGGPNVEKAAAKGDPTRFAFPRPMKGAAQPDFSFSGLKTAVRQAAQAIAPLTDQDVADICASFQTAVADALADRVSRALGRFRTEFPDQHEPALVVAGGVAANRVIKATLERLCTTAGFRFVAPPLKLCTDNAAMIAWAGIERLRAGLDEENAFDFVPRSRWPLDTVSVPVVGSGRRGAKA, from the coding sequence ATCCGCGTTCTGGGCATAGAGACGAGCTGCGACGAAACAGCGGCCAGCGTCGTGGCGCTGGACGGCGCTTCCGCGCCCGATATCCTGTCCAATGTCGTGCTCAGCCAGATCGCCGAACATGCGGCTTTCGGTGGTGTCGTACCCGAGATCGCGGCGCGCGCCCATGTCGAGGCGCTGGACGGCATTGTTGCCGCGGCACTTGCCGATTCGGGCGTGAAGCTCGATGAGATCGACGCGATTGCCGCAACCGCCGGTCCCGGCCTCGTCGGCGGGCTGATCGTCGGCCTGATGACGGCCAAGGCGATCGCCGCCGCCGCCGACAAACCTTTGCTGGCCATCAATCATCTGGAAGGCCACGCCCTGACCGCGCGGCTCACCGACGGGCTGGCCTTCCCCTATCTGCTGCTGCTGGTCTCCGGCGGTCACACCCAGATCGTGCGCGTGGCCGGCGTCGGCGACTATCAGCGCTGGGCCACCACCATCGACGATGCGCTGGGCGAAGCTTTCGACAAGACCGCGAAAATGCTCGGCCTGCCCTATCCCGGCGGTCCCAATGTCGAAAAGGCGGCCGCGAAGGGAGACCCGACGCGTTTCGCCTTTCCAAGGCCGATGAAGGGCGCCGCCCAGCCCGACTTTTCGTTCTCCGGGCTCAAGACCGCGGTGCGCCAGGCCGCACAGGCGATCGCGCCGCTGACCGACCAGGATGTCGCCGACATCTGCGCCTCTTTCCAGACGGCCGTCGCCGATGCCCTGGCCGACCGCGTCTCGCGCGCCCTTGGCCGCTTCCGGACCGAGTTTCCGGATCAGCACGAGCCGGCCCTGGTTGTCGCGGGTGGCGTGGCAGCCAACCGCGTCATCAAGGCGACGCTCGAGCGGCTTTGCACCACGGCCGGCTTCCGTTTCGTGGCACCACCGCTGAAACTCTGCACTGACAACGCCGCGATGATCGCCTGGGCCGGCATAGAGCGCCTGCGCGCCGGGCTCGATGAGGAAAACGCTTTCGATTTCGTGCCACGTTCACGCTGGCCGCTCGATACGGTCTCGGTGCCCGTGGTGGGCTCGGGCAGACGGGGAGCCAAGGCATGA